Proteins encoded within one genomic window of Calonectris borealis chromosome 1, bCalBor7.hap1.2, whole genome shotgun sequence:
- the SHISAL1 gene encoding protein shisa-like-1, whose protein sequence is MTSCGQQSLNVLMVLLSLLLSAALSAHFRVCEPYTDYKGRYHFGFHCPRLSDNKSYIFCCHHNNTVFKYCCNETEFQTVMQMNLTGNADGYMHNNYSALLGVWIYGFFVVILLVLDLLYYSSMNYDICKFYLARWGIQGKWMTQGQSRWINPAQDPSQVQTQPQPETQPQTQPQPQTSQTVHTLKGDALSPPLMSFQSTSAWIKRGMYVRIR, encoded by the exons ATGACAAGTTGTGGTCAACAGTCCTTGAATGTGCTGATGGTTCTCCTTTCCTTACTCTTGTCAGCAG CGTTATCCGCACATTTTCGGGTCTGCGAACCATATACGGACTACAAAGGTCGCTACCACTTTGGTTTTCACTGCCCCCGTCTTTCTGACAATAAATCTTACATCTTTTGCTGTCACCATAACAACACCGTATTTAAATACTGCTGCAATGAGACAGAATTTCAGACTGTTATGCAGATGAACTTAACAGGGAACGCAGATGGATATATGCATAA caacTACAGTGCACTGTTAGGTGTGTGGATCTATGGCTTTTTTGTGGTGATCTTGCTGGTACTGGACCTTTTATATTACTCTTCAATGAACTATGATATTTGCAAATTTTACCTGGCTCGGTGGGGAATCCAGGGAAAGTGGATGACACAGGGGCAGAGCCGATGGATTAACCCTGCTCAGGATCCAAGCCAAGTACAGACACAGCctcagccagagacacagcctcaAACTCAGCCACAGCCTCAAACATCACAGACAGTACATACTTTAAAAGGAGATGCTTTAAGCCCACCCCTGATGTCTTTTCAGAGTACATCTGCCTG gATTAAGCGGGGAATGTATGTTAGGATCAGGTGA